The following nucleotide sequence is from Longimicrobium sp..
CTACAAACACTACATGCAGGTAGTTTGTCGGACATCGTCGCTGATGAACTTCCGATCGAGAAGCAAGCGGAGATGATAAAACAAACCACGCTCCCTAACAGCCCTTACTCAAAGGCGGCAAGAGCCCAGTTGATTCGCTTAGGATTGGGTGAACTCTGTGCAGGGCCTGAAGAGCTTCCAAATCTGGCTGCGTAGCAAACGTTGTCACAATGCGGACTGCCGCCGCTTGACTCCGGGTGGGCAGAGCCATGACTAATCGGGGTTGGATCGCGTTGAGCAATCCGGCCATTGCGCTTTCATCGCCGTACCATGCTCACCCGCCCGCCCGCGCCGTTCCCAGCATCCGCTCCACATCCCCCGCGCGTGCAGTGCCGCGCGCGCACGTCAGGCAAGCGCGACAAGCAGCCCGGTGCGAATGTGCGTTTCGTCCAGGAGATCGCGGGCGAGGTAGCCTCGCGCTTGAGCCGCGAATGGGCGCAACTTCCGCAGGCGCTCCAGAGTCTGGCCAAGCGCCGATGCGCGGGTTCCGGCGAGCGGGGCATGTGGTACGGGTCCCCCGACCCGTTCCTCCCGCCGTGCAGGCGGCCCAGGTGTGCTCCACGCAAATTACGCCATGAGGGGGGCGAGCCCGTGAGGCCCGACGCGCTCCGGCTCCGCGAGATGGCGTCCACCAGCGCAGGATCGGCCGCCGTGCGAGTGAGCACCACACGCTCGCGAGTTGCCCGGCGGTGAACCACCCCCCAAAGGACCCGCCGCCACCATCCCCCACCGCTTCCAAGCCTGAGGGGGCCGGGAGGCGGCGAGCGATAATGTAGCCTACCCCAGCGGGACGCGGCACGCCGGATGCGGCGCGGGCACACCTCCGCCTCCGAGAACCCGTACTTCGAATCACCCGAATGGACACATCGTACTCCCCGCCCGTGGCCCAGCTGCTGGAGCTCGGCGAGGACCCGGCCCGCCAGAACCCGTGGCCCGACTACCTGGCACTGGGGCTCACGCGCGAGCACGCGCCGGAGCTGATCCGCCTGCTCACTGATCCGGAGGTGCAGGAATACGACGAGGACAGCCCTCGCGGGTTCTGGCCGCCGATCCATGCGTGGCGGGCGCTGGGGCAGCTTCAGGCGGAGGAGGCGCTGGAGCCGCTCGCGACGCTGCTCCAGGAGCCGCAGGACGAGGAGGACGACTGGAGGCTCACCGAAATTCCCAGGGTGCTCGGGATGATCGGCCCGGCCGCGATCCCCGTAGCTAAGAGAATGGTGGCGCGGGAAGATCTGGACGAATTTACCCGCTACGCCGGCATGCACGTGCTGACGGAGGTGGCGGCCCGCTGGCCAGAGACGCGGGACCAGGCCGTCGAATTTCTGATGGCGTTTCTCCGCGACTGGGAAGATCGCGATCCCGAGTTCAACGCATTCGTAATCTCCTATCTGATGGACCTGGACGCGACGGAGGCCGCACCCCTCATGACCGACGCGTTCGAGGCGGGCGCGGTCGATCTCTCGATGGCCGGCGACTGGGAGGACGTGCAGGTACAGATGGGGCTGCTCCCGGAGCGCACCAAGCCTCGCGCGGACAACTTCCCGTTCAAAATGCGTACTCCGTCGGCGCCCCCCGCGGAGGCCGCGCCCAAGCGCGGCCGCGCGGGTCAGAAGACGAAGAACCGGCGCAAGGACGCCAAAGCCGCGCGCAAGCGAAACCGGCGCAGGTAGCCACGGCAGCCGCACGAACGAAGGCGCGGAGAGGATGTTCTCTCCGCGCCTTCGTCATCTGTGTCTCTGTGTGGGGCGCAGCTCAGACCGCCGCTACGTCGCCCGCTCCAGCCCGCCCGCCTTGTGCTTCGCCCAGTACCCGTCCAGCTCGCGCTTGACCCGCCCCGCCAGGAAGTACAGCCCCAGCATGTTGGGGAAGGCCATCCCCAGGATCATCAGGTCGCCAAAGTCCAGCACGTTGCTGGAGGTGATGATGGAGCCCAGGAAGACGAAGAGGAGGAACAGCCCCCGGTAGATCCCCGAGGACCGGTCGCCGAAGAGCCACGCCCAGCACCGCTCCCCGTAGTACGACCAGGAGATCATGGTGGAGAAGGCAAAGAGGAAGACGGCCAGGGAAAGCACGTATGGGAACCAGGAGATCTGCTCACCGAAGGCGCGCGACGTCAGCGCGGCGCCCTTGCGGCCGGTGATCAGGTCCTGGTACGCCGGGTTGTTGTACGCGCCGGTCACGACCATCACCACGGCCGTCATGGTGCACACCACCACCGTGTCGATGAACGGCTCCAGCAGCGACACGATCCCTTCGCGCACGGGGTAGTCCGTCTTCGCCGCCGAGTGGGCGATGGCCGCCGAGCCGACGCCGGCCTCGTTGGAGAAGGCCGCGCGCTGGAAGCCCACCACCAGCGTGCCGATGAGCCCGCCGTAGGCAGCGTCCGGGTTGAACGCCCCGGTGAAGATGGAGGCGAACGCCGCCGGCACCGCCTCCACGTTCATGACGATCACCGCCAGCGCCGCCAGCACGTACACGCCGCACATGATGGGGACGATCTTGTCCGCCACGTTCGCGATGCGCTTGATGCCGCCCACGATGACGATCCCCGTCAGCAGCGTCATCACCAGGCCGTACGCCCACGGGTACTGGCCGAGCGCGGGAATCGTCTCCT
It contains:
- a CDS encoding DUF1186 domain-containing protein, with product MDTSYSPPVAQLLELGEDPARQNPWPDYLALGLTREHAPELIRLLTDPEVQEYDEDSPRGFWPPIHAWRALGQLQAEEALEPLATLLQEPQDEEDDWRLTEIPRVLGMIGPAAIPVAKRMVAREDLDEFTRYAGMHVLTEVAARWPETRDQAVEFLMAFLRDWEDRDPEFNAFVISYLMDLDATEAAPLMTDAFEAGAVDLSMAGDWEDVQVQMGLLPERTKPRADNFPFKMRTPSAPPAEAAPKRGRAGQKTKNRRKDAKAARKRNRRR
- a CDS encoding alanine/glycine:cation symporter family protein yields the protein MKIARLLSLAGLGLWLASTPSVVVQVAAQAPDSQAQGAPPALEGRGTSPGATGLPADQPEAAAPVPPAPAPAQGGVMGAIDRAMGSVNAVIGSVFFFDVLFWDPDHTLPLAVLWLVVGAVYLTFRMRFINLRGFGHAIQVVRGRYDTPGAGGEVSHFQALTTALSATVGLGNIAGVAIAITLGGPGATFWMIVAGFLGMASKFTECTLGQQFRKIRPDGRLMGGAMYYLSEGLAERGLPRLGKFLAVSFAVLCVGGSLGGGNSFQVNQSLNAMQETIPALGQYPWAYGLVMTLLTGIVIVGGIKRIANVADKIVPIMCGVYVLAALAVIVMNVEAVPAAFASIFTGAFNPDAAYGGLIGTLVVGFQRAAFSNEAGVGSAAIAHSAAKTDYPVREGIVSLLEPFIDTVVVCTMTAVVMVVTGAYNNPAYQDLITGRKGAALTSRAFGEQISWFPYVLSLAVFLFAFSTMISWSYYGERCWAWLFGDRSSGIYRGLFLLFVFLGSIITSSNVLDFGDLMILGMAFPNMLGLYFLAGRVKRELDGYWAKHKAGGLERAT